One Gloeothece verrucosa PCC 7822 DNA window includes the following coding sequences:
- the gltD gene encoding glutamate synthase small subunit, whose translation MGKPTGFIEFVRELPSELAPLDRIRNWDEFHLPMPDDKLRIQGARCMDCGTPFCHTGTLISGMASGCPINNLIPEWNDLIYRGLWREALDRLHKTNNFPEFTGRVCPAPCEGSCVLGIHNPPVTIKNIECSIVDKGWDEGWITPEPPTKRTGKKVAIIGSGPAGLSAAAQLNKAGHTVTVFERADRPGGLLMYGIPNMKLDKEQVVLRRIKLLEQEGVKFVCNTEVGKDLPGETLLKEFDATVLCVGATKPRDLPIEGRELKGIHFAMEFLTANTKSVLDGHKNGDFISAEGKDVIIIGGGDTGTDCVGTSLRHGCNSVVQLEIMPKPPETRATDNPWPEWPKIYRMDYGQEEAAAKFGSDPRVYLTTATKFEGDENGHIKAVHTVEVKWERNEKGQFIPQHIPGTEKVRPAQLVLLAMGFLGPEQPLLDSLGLEKDPRSNVKADYGKYSTSIPGVFAAGDCRRGQSLVVWAFNEGRGAARECDLYLMGSTELP comes from the coding sequence ATGGGAAAACCAACTGGCTTTATAGAATTTGTTCGTGAATTACCCTCTGAACTCGCCCCCCTAGATCGCATCCGCAATTGGGACGAATTTCATCTCCCCATGCCGGATGACAAACTCCGTATCCAAGGCGCTAGGTGTATGGACTGCGGCACACCTTTCTGTCACACCGGAACCCTGATCAGTGGGATGGCAAGCGGCTGTCCGATCAATAATTTAATCCCCGAATGGAACGACCTGATCTATCGTGGACTTTGGCGTGAAGCCCTGGATCGCCTCCATAAAACCAACAATTTCCCAGAATTTACTGGCCGGGTTTGTCCCGCACCTTGTGAAGGTTCCTGTGTGTTGGGTATCCATAACCCCCCCGTAACCATCAAAAACATTGAATGTTCCATCGTTGATAAAGGGTGGGATGAAGGCTGGATCACCCCCGAACCCCCCACCAAACGCACCGGTAAAAAAGTGGCCATTATCGGATCGGGACCTGCTGGACTTTCTGCGGCGGCACAACTAAACAAAGCCGGTCATACTGTAACGGTATTTGAACGGGCGGATCGTCCAGGCGGCTTGCTGATGTATGGTATCCCTAACATGAAACTGGATAAAGAGCAAGTGGTTCTGCGGCGAATTAAACTCCTTGAACAAGAAGGGGTAAAATTTGTCTGTAACACCGAAGTCGGGAAAGATTTACCGGGCGAAACCCTCTTAAAAGAATTTGACGCAACAGTTCTCTGTGTTGGTGCAACCAAACCTCGTGACCTTCCTATTGAAGGAAGAGAATTAAAAGGTATTCACTTCGCGATGGAGTTTCTAACCGCCAATACCAAGTCGGTACTAGATGGGCACAAAAATGGCGATTTTATCTCTGCTGAAGGCAAAGACGTGATTATTATTGGTGGCGGTGATACGGGAACTGACTGCGTAGGGACATCTCTGCGTCATGGATGCAACAGCGTTGTACAGTTAGAAATTATGCCCAAACCCCCAGAAACCCGGGCGACTGATAACCCCTGGCCAGAATGGCCGAAAATTTACCGCATGGACTACGGACAGGAAGAAGCGGCGGCTAAATTTGGCTCAGATCCTCGGGTTTATTTGACTACAGCAACTAAGTTTGAAGGCGATGAAAACGGACATATAAAAGCCGTTCATACGGTAGAAGTGAAATGGGAGAGAAACGAAAAAGGTCAGTTTATTCCTCAACATATCCCCGGCACGGAAAAAGTTAGACCCGCACAACTCGTCTTGCTGGCGATGGGATTTCTCGGACCTGAACAACCTTTACTCGACTCGCTTGGACTGGAAAAAGACCCTCGCAGTAATGTAAAAGCTGACTATGGTAAGTATTCTACTAGCATTCCCGGGGTTTTTGCGGCGGGTGACTGTCGTCGCGGTCAAAGTCTTGTGGTTTGGGCCTTTAATGAGGGTCGTGGTGCGGCTCGTGAATGCGACCTCTATCTGATGGGTAGTACAGAGCTACCGTAA
- a CDS encoding Uma2 family endonuclease: MIQTPSKTITLEEFLKLPETKPASEYIDGQIIQKPMPQGKHSTIQGELTAALNAILKPKKIARAFPELRCTFGGSSTVPDVSVFLWERLPRDENGEIANTFLIAPDWTIEILSPEQRHTKVTKNILHSLNYNTQMGWLIDPDESAVIIYQPNQQIELFDEPEAMLPVPSFASEVKLTIKNVFDWLLE, encoded by the coding sequence ATGATACAGACACCATCTAAAACTATAACATTAGAAGAGTTTCTAAAACTACCAGAAACCAAACCAGCTAGTGAGTATATTGACGGTCAAATAATTCAGAAACCAATGCCACAGGGAAAACACAGCACAATTCAAGGTGAACTTACAGCCGCACTCAACGCTATTTTGAAGCCTAAAAAAATTGCTCGTGCTTTTCCTGAACTTCGCTGCACTTTTGGAGGAAGCTCAACTGTACCTGATGTGTCTGTATTTCTCTGGGAGAGACTTCCTAGGGATGAAAACGGTGAGATTGCCAATACATTTCTGATTGCTCCTGATTGGACAATAGAAATTTTATCACCAGAACAAAGACATACAAAAGTCACAAAAAATATTCTTCATAGCCTAAATTATAATACTCAAATGGGCTGGCTTATTGATCCAGATGAGAGTGCAGTTATTATCTATCAACCTAATCAACAAATAGAATTATTTGATGAACCAGAAGCTATGCTTCCTGTGCCATCTTTTGCCAGTGAAGTTAAACTGACAATAAAAAATGTATTTGATTGGCTATTGGAGTAA
- the gltB gene encoding glutamate synthase large subunit produces MNNDKLQIKQGLYDPQFEHDACGVGFIVHMKGKKSHEIVEQALTILLNLDHRGACGCETNTGDGAGILMQVPHKFLKKVAAACDISLPEPGQYGVGMIYTSPDPAVREKSRHVFEEVVAQEGLKVIGWRDVPTNNASLGNTAVAAEPFMQQVFIARNPELTDDLAFERKLYVIRKLSHNAIRKPKIDNFWYPSSISCRTIVYKGMLMPVQVGDYYPELHDPDMESALALVHSRFSTNTFPSWERAHPYRYIAHNGEINTMRGNINWMHARQSLFECDKFGEDMKKVQPVINIEGSDSTIFDNALELLVLSGRSLPHAVMMMIPEPWSGHESMSDEKKAFYEYHSCLMEPWDGPASIAFTDGTMMGAVLDRNGLRPSRYYVTKDDLVIMASEAGVLPIAPERVALKGRLQPGRMFLVNMEEGRIISDEEIKNQIVGEHPYREWLNQHLVKLADLKPGAEIPQSEPMTLKARQMTFGYTFEDLRLLLTPMARDGVEAVGSMGTDTPLAVLSDRPKLLYDYFQQLFAQVTNPPIDSIREEIITSATTTIGSERNLLKPEPESCHLIELKTPILTDEELAKLKNISEGSFKSITIPILFNAKEGVKGLETRMEEIFEAANKAITEGISIIILSDRSVSTEKAPIPALLAVSGLHHHLIRKGTRTRVGIVLESGEPKEVHHFATLIGYGCGAINPYLAFETLEEMIQEGLLVNVDHKTAIKNFIKAATKGVVKVASKIGISTIQSYRGAQVFESIGLNRSVVDKYFTWTASRIEGADLEVIAAETIQRHTHAYPDRQVNGHVLDVGGEYQWRKAGEAHLFSPEAIHALQKAVRTANYEAFKQYAKLINEQNKKFFTLRGLLEFKPREAVPLEEVEPVSAIMRRFKTGAMSYGSISKEAHETLAIAMNRIGGKSNTGEGGEDPDRYTWTNEKGDSKNSAIKQVASGRFGVTSLYLSQAKELQIKMAQGAKPGEGGQLPGRKVYPWIAKVRHSTPGVGLISPPPHHDIYSIEDLAQLIHDLKNANRSARINVKLVSEVGVGTIAAGVAKAHADVVLISGFDGGTGASPQTSIKHAGLPWELGLAETHQTLVLNNLRSRIVVETDGQLKTGRDVVIAALLGAEEFGFSTAPLVTLGCIMMRVCHLNTCPAGIATQNPELREKFVGDPEHTVNFMKFIATEARELMAQLGFRSLDEMVGRTDVLEPKKAVDHWKAKGLDFSKILYQPEVGPEVGRYCQIPQDHGLEKSLDMTVLLDLCKPAIERGEKVSATLPIKNINRTVGTILGNEITKNFWNGLPQNTVQLHFVGSAGQSFGAFVPAGVTLELEGDANDYLGKGLSGGKIILYPPVESTFVAEENIIAGNVALYGATSGEVYIRGIAGERFAVRNSGVNTVVEAIGDHGCEYMTGGKVIVLGATGRNFAAGMSGGVAYILDETGDFATRCNTQMVGLETLEDPQEISEVYQLIKNHAEYTKSTKAASVLANWVDMLPLFVKVMPKDYKRVQECIKNAVASGLSGDEALSAAFEENSRDVARIGGG; encoded by the coding sequence ATGAACAACGATAAATTACAAATCAAACAAGGCCTATACGATCCACAGTTCGAGCATGATGCCTGCGGTGTGGGCTTCATCGTACACATGAAGGGGAAGAAATCACATGAGATCGTCGAGCAAGCACTGACGATTTTATTGAATCTCGACCACCGGGGTGCGTGCGGTTGTGAAACCAACACCGGCGACGGAGCAGGGATCTTGATGCAAGTGCCGCATAAATTCCTTAAGAAGGTAGCTGCGGCTTGTGACATCTCTTTGCCCGAACCGGGTCAGTATGGCGTAGGAATGATTTACACTTCCCCAGATCCTGCTGTAAGAGAAAAAAGCCGCCACGTTTTTGAAGAAGTGGTGGCCCAAGAGGGCCTTAAGGTGATCGGTTGGCGCGATGTTCCCACCAATAACGCTTCTTTGGGCAATACGGCGGTGGCGGCTGAACCCTTTATGCAGCAGGTATTCATCGCCCGTAACCCAGAATTAACCGATGACCTGGCTTTTGAGCGGAAACTCTATGTGATCCGCAAGCTTTCTCATAATGCTATCCGTAAACCCAAAATAGATAATTTTTGGTATCCCTCGAGTATCTCCTGCCGCACCATTGTCTATAAAGGGATGTTGATGCCGGTTCAGGTGGGAGACTATTACCCCGAACTCCATGACCCCGATATGGAAAGCGCCCTGGCGTTGGTACACTCTCGCTTTAGTACCAATACATTCCCGTCGTGGGAGAGGGCACACCCCTATCGCTACATTGCCCACAACGGCGAAATTAACACCATGCGGGGCAATATCAACTGGATGCACGCCCGACAGTCTTTGTTTGAGTGTGACAAGTTCGGCGAAGATATGAAAAAAGTTCAGCCGGTCATCAATATCGAGGGGAGTGACTCTACTATCTTTGATAATGCCCTAGAATTACTGGTTCTGTCTGGGCGATCGCTGCCTCATGCGGTGATGATGATGATCCCTGAACCTTGGTCAGGCCACGAGTCGATGAGTGATGAGAAAAAGGCTTTTTATGAATATCACTCTTGTTTGATGGAACCTTGGGACGGTCCGGCGAGTATCGCTTTTACCGATGGGACGATGATGGGGGCGGTACTAGATAGAAACGGGTTGCGCCCTTCTCGTTATTATGTGACTAAAGATGATCTGGTCATTATGGCAAGTGAAGCCGGAGTCTTACCCATTGCACCGGAACGAGTGGCCCTTAAAGGTCGCTTACAACCGGGTCGGATGTTCCTCGTCAATATGGAAGAGGGACGCATTATCAGCGATGAGGAGATTAAAAACCAAATTGTTGGAGAACATCCCTACCGAGAATGGTTAAATCAACATTTGGTTAAACTGGCAGACCTCAAACCGGGTGCAGAAATCCCCCAAAGCGAACCGATGACGTTAAAAGCGCGTCAGATGACCTTCGGTTATACTTTTGAAGACCTACGCTTGCTGTTAACCCCGATGGCGCGAGATGGGGTTGAGGCCGTCGGTTCGATGGGGACTGATACCCCCCTGGCGGTGTTGAGCGATCGCCCCAAACTGCTTTATGATTACTTTCAGCAGTTATTTGCTCAGGTCACTAATCCGCCGATTGATTCTATTCGCGAAGAGATTATTACTTCTGCGACTACCACGATCGGTAGTGAGCGAAATCTCCTCAAACCGGAACCGGAAAGCTGTCATTTAATTGAGTTAAAAACCCCGATTTTGACAGATGAAGAGTTAGCGAAACTGAAAAATATTTCAGAAGGCTCTTTTAAATCTATTACTATTCCGATTCTCTTTAATGCTAAAGAGGGGGTAAAGGGTTTAGAAACCCGAATGGAAGAGATTTTTGAAGCGGCCAATAAAGCTATCACGGAAGGAATTAGTATTATTATCCTCAGTGATCGCAGCGTTAGCACAGAAAAAGCCCCTATTCCGGCATTACTGGCGGTGTCAGGACTGCACCATCATTTAATCCGCAAAGGAACCCGTACCCGGGTCGGCATTGTCCTAGAATCCGGTGAACCGAAAGAAGTTCATCATTTTGCCACTCTCATCGGTTATGGTTGTGGTGCGATTAATCCCTATTTGGCGTTTGAAACTCTCGAGGAAATGATTCAGGAGGGTTTATTGGTCAATGTGGACCACAAAACCGCTATCAAGAATTTTATTAAAGCGGCTACTAAAGGGGTGGTTAAAGTCGCCAGCAAGATTGGTATTTCCACCATCCAAAGCTATCGCGGGGCGCAGGTTTTTGAATCGATTGGCTTAAATCGTTCTGTGGTGGATAAATACTTCACTTGGACGGCTTCTCGGATTGAAGGGGCAGATTTAGAAGTTATTGCGGCTGAAACTATCCAACGTCATACCCATGCTTATCCGGACCGTCAAGTGAATGGTCATGTTCTCGATGTGGGTGGGGAATATCAATGGAGAAAGGCCGGAGAAGCGCATTTATTTAGTCCTGAAGCGATTCATGCGCTACAAAAAGCGGTGAGAACGGCGAATTATGAAGCCTTTAAGCAATATGCTAAGCTGATTAATGAGCAGAATAAAAAGTTCTTTACCCTGCGGGGACTGCTAGAGTTTAAGCCGCGTGAAGCGGTACCCCTTGAGGAAGTGGAACCTGTAAGCGCGATCATGCGGCGCTTTAAGACAGGGGCCATGAGTTACGGGTCTATTTCTAAGGAAGCTCATGAAACTTTGGCGATCGCCATGAACCGCATCGGGGGTAAATCCAACACCGGGGAAGGCGGAGAAGACCCAGATCGCTATACTTGGACCAATGAGAAGGGCGACTCGAAAAATAGCGCCATTAAACAGGTGGCATCGGGACGTTTTGGGGTAACGAGTTTATATTTGTCTCAAGCGAAGGAACTGCAAATTAAGATGGCCCAAGGTGCAAAACCGGGTGAAGGCGGTCAACTGCCTGGGCGAAAGGTGTATCCTTGGATCGCTAAAGTGCGGCACTCAACTCCTGGAGTGGGTTTAATTTCACCCCCACCTCACCACGATATTTACTCTATTGAAGATTTAGCCCAGTTAATTCATGACCTCAAGAATGCTAACCGTTCTGCCCGAATTAACGTTAAGCTGGTGTCTGAGGTAGGAGTGGGAACGATCGCGGCGGGTGTGGCCAAAGCTCACGCGGATGTGGTGTTAATTTCGGGTTTTGATGGCGGAACGGGCGCATCTCCCCAAACGTCTATTAAACACGCGGGTTTACCTTGGGAATTAGGACTGGCGGAAACCCATCAAACCCTAGTGTTAAATAACCTCCGTTCTCGCATTGTGGTAGAGACAGACGGACAGTTAAAGACGGGGCGCGATGTGGTCATTGCGGCTTTGTTGGGTGCTGAAGAGTTCGGTTTTTCCACTGCTCCTTTGGTCACGTTGGGCTGTATTATGATGCGGGTGTGTCATCTCAATACCTGTCCGGCGGGAATTGCTACCCAAAACCCAGAACTTCGGGAAAAGTTTGTGGGAGATCCGGAACATACCGTCAATTTTATGAAGTTTATCGCCACCGAAGCGCGGGAATTAATGGCGCAACTGGGTTTCCGCTCCCTCGATGAAATGGTGGGACGGACGGATGTGTTAGAACCCAAAAAAGCGGTGGATCATTGGAAAGCGAAAGGGCTAGATTTTTCTAAGATTCTCTATCAGCCGGAAGTGGGACCGGAAGTGGGGCGTTATTGCCAAATTCCCCAAGATCACGGATTGGAAAAATCCTTAGATATGACGGTATTACTGGATTTGTGTAAGCCGGCCATTGAAAGAGGGGAAAAAGTGAGCGCGACTTTACCGATTAAAAATATTAACCGCACAGTGGGGACAATTTTGGGCAATGAAATCACTAAGAATTTCTGGAATGGGTTGCCGCAAAATACAGTACAATTGCACTTTGTTGGCAGTGCTGGTCAAAGTTTCGGGGCGTTTGTGCCTGCGGGTGTCACCCTGGAATTAGAAGGGGATGCTAATGATTATTTAGGTAAGGGTCTGAGTGGCGGCAAGATCATCCTTTATCCTCCTGTAGAGTCTACCTTTGTCGCTGAAGAAAACATCATCGCGGGGAATGTGGCGCTGTATGGGGCGACTTCTGGTGAGGTGTATATTCGCGGCATAGCGGGTGAACGCTTTGCTGTGCGGAATTCTGGCGTGAATACAGTAGTGGAAGCGATAGGCGATCATGGTTGTGAGTATATGACTGGCGGTAAGGTGATCGTCTTGGGAGCAACCGGACGAAACTTTGCGGCAGGAATGAGCGGCGGTGTTGCCTATATCCTCGATGAAACGGGAGATTTTGCAACGCGATGTAATACTCAGATGGTAGGACTGGAAACCTTAGAAGATCCTCAAGAGATTAGTGAGGTTTATCAGTTGATTAAAAATCATGCTGAGTATACTAAGAGTACAAAAGCGGCTTCTGTTTTGGCGAACTGGGTGGATATGTTGCCCCTTTTTGTTAAGGTCATGCCGAAAGATTACAAGCGGGTGCAGGAGTGTATTAAAAATGCTGTGGCATCTGGTTTGAGTGGCGATGAGGCGCTTTCGGCGGCCTTTGAAGAAAATTCCCGTGATGTTGCCCGGATTGGTGGCGGCTAG
- a CDS encoding restriction endonuclease subunit S encodes MVGDILLLTPHNLSSEGIQLDNVRYLSLDEHQKLEATQLNKGDVIVSLLQRSTLAAVYNLEPPANINNYLVKLQLKSEIDSDYLVDYLNSEIGQSLFNSIKSGTTIPIITLTHLMEIPIILPPLEKQKEIIKPS; translated from the coding sequence TTGGTCGGTGATATACTGCTTCTTACTCCTCATAACTTATCCTCGGAGGGTATTCAATTAGATAATGTTCGTTATCTGTCGTTAGATGAACATCAAAAATTAGAAGCTACCCAACTTAATAAAGGTGATGTAATAGTTAGTCTTCTCCAACGTTCCACCCTGGCGGCTGTTTATAATCTTGAGCCACCAGCGAATATTAATAATTATTTAGTTAAATTACAACTAAAATCAGAAATAGATTCAGATTATTTGGTTGATTATTTAAATTCTGAAATTGGACAGTCTTTGTTTAACTCGATAAAATCAGGAACGACAATTCCCATCATTACTTTAACTCATTTAATGGAAATTCCTATTATTCTTCCTCCTTTAGAGAAACAAAAAGAAATCATCAAGCCATCATGA
- a CDS encoding restriction endonuclease subunit M, whose amino-acid sequence MANKDIIELISVLGFQLQENSQSIYIKKYPQHKNYFLKLDFEQKKIDYGNKIKKGDETTSNFSQPENFIVLECVDRLLTKGYAPESLFLEKKWSLGRTAKGGKADITVFDREEKVLLIIECKTYKSEYEKEKNNMITNGGQLFSYLQQDRNTRFLCLYTSTLKDGSIIYENAIVQIKDREETLRLLEEDNKQIKTYKTAKTKEELYEVWQENFNCYFAPNGIFDHEIQAYNPEFIAIKSKDLKPFNEGEGRKFFNLFEEILRHNNISDKSNAFNRIMSLILCKLADEKRGKDEVTDFQIIEGKDTPESIQERLQSLYAKGMKEFLKEEIVNYSEEDIDEIVKRFPRQQAQEEIKHILKALKFYSNNEFAFKEVHNEKLFLENAKVLNEIISLLQFKRFRYNYKDNYEAKLQKRYLGDFFELLLDAGYKQTAGQFFTPLPIARFIVKCLPLEKIVIQKLKNRESNFLPYIIDFACGSGHFLTEVIEEIQLILDRLKPEYDEETNAMIEIAQKSTQWTGEYIYGIEKDYRLARTAKVACFMNGDGEANIIFVDGLEAYNNSEKRLAKSYDFVIANPPYSIHGFKPHLKKLADQYSLFQYLTDTSSEIEVLFIERTLDLLNVGGIAGIILPSSILSNPGIYTKARELILENFLIKAIVELGSNTFMATGTNTIILFMQKRDSRYQKDYRYVAEDYLINNTFRKDDFEDTLILFQAYVSHLNLEFTDYQSLVNL is encoded by the coding sequence ATGGCAAATAAAGACATTATTGAACTAATCAGTGTTTTGGGATTTCAGCTACAAGAAAATTCACAATCTATTTATATAAAAAAATATCCTCAACATAAAAATTATTTTCTCAAGCTAGATTTTGAGCAAAAAAAAATAGATTATGGCAATAAAATTAAAAAAGGTGATGAGACTACTTCCAATTTTAGTCAACCTGAAAATTTTATTGTTTTAGAATGTGTTGATCGATTATTAACAAAAGGTTATGCTCCCGAATCTTTATTTCTTGAGAAAAAATGGTCTTTAGGTCGAACTGCTAAGGGAGGTAAGGCAGACATTACAGTTTTTGATCGAGAAGAGAAAGTTTTATTAATAATTGAATGTAAAACTTATAAAAGTGAATATGAAAAAGAAAAAAATAACATGATAACTAATGGTGGACAATTATTTTCTTATTTACAGCAGGATAGAAATACAAGATTTTTGTGTTTATATACTTCAACCTTAAAAGATGGAAGTATCATTTATGAAAATGCAATTGTTCAAATAAAAGATAGAGAAGAAACTTTAAGATTATTAGAAGAAGATAACAAGCAGATAAAAACCTATAAAACCGCGAAAACTAAGGAAGAACTCTATGAAGTTTGGCAAGAAAATTTTAACTGTTATTTTGCCCCTAATGGAATTTTTGATCATGAAATACAGGCATATAACCCTGAGTTTATAGCTATTAAAAGCAAAGATTTGAAACCTTTTAATGAAGGAGAAGGGCGTAAATTTTTCAATTTATTTGAAGAAATATTAAGACATAATAATATTTCTGATAAATCTAATGCTTTTAACCGCATTATGTCTCTCATTCTCTGTAAATTAGCAGATGAAAAAAGAGGTAAAGATGAGGTAACAGACTTTCAAATTATTGAAGGAAAAGATACACCAGAAAGCATACAAGAACGTTTGCAAAGTTTATATGCCAAAGGAATGAAAGAATTTTTAAAAGAAGAAATTGTCAACTATTCTGAAGAAGATATTGATGAAATTGTTAAACGCTTTCCTAGACAACAAGCACAAGAAGAAATTAAACACATTTTGAAAGCATTAAAGTTTTATAGTAATAATGAATTTGCTTTTAAAGAAGTTCATAATGAAAAATTATTTTTAGAAAATGCTAAAGTTTTGAATGAAATTATTAGCCTTTTACAGTTTAAACGCTTTCGCTATAATTACAAAGATAATTATGAAGCTAAGTTGCAAAAACGTTATTTAGGAGATTTTTTTGAATTATTATTAGATGCAGGCTATAAACAAACAGCAGGACAGTTTTTTACCCCTTTACCTATAGCTAGATTCATTGTTAAATGCCTCCCTCTAGAAAAAATTGTCATTCAAAAATTAAAAAATAGAGAATCCAATTTTTTACCCTACATTATTGATTTTGCTTGTGGAAGCGGTCATTTTTTAACAGAAGTCATCGAAGAAATTCAACTTATTCTTGATAGATTAAAACCTGAATATGATGAAGAAACAAACGCCATGATTGAAATAGCCCAAAAAAGTACACAATGGACTGGTGAATATATTTATGGCATTGAAAAAGATTATCGTCTAGCACGTACTGCCAAAGTAGCTTGTTTTATGAATGGGGATGGTGAAGCAAATATTATTTTTGTTGATGGTTTAGAAGCTTATAATAATTCTGAGAAACGTTTAGCAAAAAGTTATGATTTTGTTATAGCTAATCCTCCCTATTCTATACATGGGTTTAAACCTCATTTAAAAAAACTTGCTGATCAATATAGTTTGTTTCAATATTTAACGGATACTTCATCAGAAATTGAAGTTTTATTTATTGAAAGAACTCTAGATTTGTTAAATGTAGGAGGAATTGCAGGTATTATTTTACCAAGTTCGATTCTCAGCAATCCAGGTATTTATACAAAAGCAAGAGAGTTAATTTTAGAAAATTTTTTGATTAAAGCAATTGTTGAATTAGGCTCAAATACTTTTATGGCTACGGGGACAAATACTATCATTTTATTTATGCAAAAACGCGATTCCCGCTATCAAAAAGATTACCGTTATGTAGCTGAAGATTATCTAATAAATAATACTTTTAGAAAAGATGATTTTGAGGATACGTTAATTTTATTTCAGGCTTATGTATCACACTTGAATTTAGAATTTACTGATTATCAAAGCCTAGTTAATCTTTAG
- a CDS encoding DUF29 domain-containing protein, with protein MKPLYEQDFLLWLEKTAYLLNHKQFEELDIKNLVEEIESMGRSEKQELESRLTTIIEHLLKLIYWTEELEYNSRGWRGTVIEQRRQLKRLLKKSPSLQSYLNEMFLECYQDAREDTLQKYELPQEMFPTVPAFTVEDILNSEYLPPKS; from the coding sequence ATGAAACCCCTTTATGAGCAAGATTTTTTACTTTGGCTAGAAAAAACAGCTTATTTACTAAACCATAAACAATTTGAAGAATTAGATATAAAGAATTTAGTAGAAGAAATTGAAAGCATGGGGAGAAGTGAAAAACAAGAACTAGAAAGCCGCTTAACAACGATTATTGAACATTTATTAAAATTGATTTATTGGACTGAGGAACTAGAGTATAATTCCAGAGGTTGGCGAGGTACAGTGATTGAACAAAGGCGGCAGCTTAAACGGTTGTTGAAAAAAAGTCCTAGTCTTCAATCTTATTTAAATGAAATGTTTTTGGAGTGTTATCAAGATGCCAGAGAAGATACATTACAAAAATATGAGTTACCTCAAGAAATGTTTCCTACTGTTCCAGCTTTTACGGTTGAAGATATTTTGAATTCTGAATATCTGCCGCCTAAAAGTTGA
- a CDS encoding DUF29 domain-containing protein — translation MAQLYDQDFYLWIEETHELLKNRKFDELDLENLLEEIAAMGRSEKRELKTRLVVIIEHLLKLMFWDEEREYNQRGWKITVTEQKYQLLVLLQDSPSLRSYLDEVFLSCYKSSVKILAAMDNFPINRIPETPPFSLEEIINE, via the coding sequence ATGGCACAGCTATACGATCAAGATTTTTATTTATGGATAGAAGAAACTCATGAACTCCTTAAAAATAGAAAATTCGATGAATTAGACTTAGAAAATTTATTAGAAGAGATAGCCGCTATGGGGAGAAGTGAAAAACGTGAATTAAAAACTAGATTAGTTGTTATCATCGAACATTTGTTGAAATTAATGTTTTGGGATGAAGAAAGAGAATACAACCAAAGAGGCTGGAAGATAACGGTCACAGAACAAAAATATCAACTTTTAGTATTATTACAAGATAGCCCTAGTTTACGGTCTTATCTAGATGAAGTGTTTTTGAGTTGTTATAAAAGTAGCGTAAAAATTTTAGCAGCTATGGATAATTTTCCTATTAACAGAATACCCGAGACACCCCCCTTTTCTCTTGAAGAAATTATCAACGAGTAA